From Bacillus cereus group sp. RP43, the proteins below share one genomic window:
- a CDS encoding serine hydrolase, which translates to MNNTYNEKTHTSIKQLFNKFSPQAPGFVYIASFDGGATYKGAVGLASIEENLPITTKNVFNIASVSKQFTAFSILLLEQEKKLSLDDSIVKFVSSIGVYAEPVTLRHLIYHTGGLVDYMKLAKAANIKYTDTLTVEESLEHLKNHQIARFPVGTKFEYSNTGYFLLSQAIEKVSGKSIRQFTKERIFDPLNMRNTTIVDFYPATISITSGYSKNEQGTYKIYESPWEHTGDGAVHATVEDLVKWGENLTTGTVGGKDLVKRMSEIGPKISPTGETIIDNEDYAFGLRIAEGFNCRYLEHSGSWAGYRSHFMRFPEESLSVVVLSNYDEFDSKKYANEIAEIVLE; encoded by the coding sequence ATGAATAATACATATAATGAAAAGACACATACTTCCATTAAACAATTATTTAACAAATTTTCACCACAAGCTCCTGGCTTTGTATATATTGCTAGTTTCGATGGCGGAGCAACTTATAAAGGTGCAGTTGGCCTAGCCTCTATAGAGGAAAACCTACCCATAACTACCAAAAACGTTTTTAATATTGCCTCAGTTTCTAAACAATTTACAGCGTTTTCTATATTACTCTTAGAACAAGAGAAGAAATTGAGTTTAGATGATTCAATTGTAAAGTTTGTCTCATCTATAGGAGTATATGCTGAACCTGTAACATTGAGACACCTAATTTATCATACAGGTGGACTAGTTGATTATATGAAATTGGCTAAAGCAGCAAATATTAAATATACGGATACATTAACTGTGGAAGAATCGCTAGAACACCTTAAAAATCATCAGATCGCAAGGTTCCCAGTTGGAACAAAATTTGAGTATAGCAATACAGGATATTTTTTATTATCACAAGCGATAGAGAAGGTAAGTGGCAAGTCTATACGTCAGTTTACAAAGGAACGTATTTTTGATCCTTTAAATATGAGAAACACAACAATTGTAGATTTCTACCCAGCTACTATATCAATTACTAGTGGATATTCGAAGAATGAACAAGGAACATATAAAATTTATGAAAGTCCTTGGGAACATACAGGGGATGGGGCAGTTCACGCAACAGTTGAAGATCTGGTAAAGTGGGGAGAGAATTTAACTACAGGTACCGTTGGTGGAAAAGACCTTGTTAAAAGAATGAGCGAAATAGGTCCGAAAATTTCTCCAACTGGAGAGACGATTATTGACAATGAAGATTATGCTTTTGGGCTAAGGATTGCAGAAGGTTTTAACTGTCGATACTTGGAACATTCAGGAAGCTGGGCAGGTTATCGTTCACACTTCATGCGGTTTCCAGAAGAATCTTTGTCTGTTGTGGTACTAAGTAACTATGATGAATTTGACTCTAAAAAATATGCAAATGAAATAGCAGAAATTGTTTTAGAATAG
- a CDS encoding sensor domain-containing protein gives MTKASAQKTLQDFYFLLFTFVSGFFYFCFYLVSITFALVMTIIFLGIPLLVWVLQTTHTFVQYERIQTKVYTDISIELFESRKKKEGDKWIKARDTILNNSNWRAIFWLMQKFFIGIMSLICAILLYVTPLVFIVTPLLFRYFNIYLLGIAMNSWTKAFFVMIIGCILIWIRICIGNCLVRIIGIYTRTMFKAIRE, from the coding sequence ATGACAAAAGCATCAGCTCAAAAGACTTTGCAAGATTTCTATTTCTTGTTATTTACCTTTGTATCCGGATTCTTTTACTTTTGTTTCTATCTGGTCAGCATTACATTTGCATTAGTAATGACGATTATCTTTTTAGGTATTCCCTTGTTGGTTTGGGTGCTACAAACAACTCACACGTTTGTTCAGTATGAACGCATTCAAACGAAGGTTTATACGGATATATCGATAGAGTTATTCGAATCAAGGAAAAAAAAGGAGGGAGATAAATGGATTAAAGCGAGAGATACAATCCTTAATAATAGCAACTGGAGGGCTATTTTTTGGCTCATGCAGAAATTTTTTATCGGAATAATGAGTCTTATATGTGCTATTTTACTGTATGTAACGCCGCTAGTATTTATCGTTACGCCCTTACTTTTTAGGTATTTTAATATATACTTATTGGGAATTGCTATGAATTCATGGACGAAAGCTTTTTTTGTCATGATTATTGGATGCATTCTCATCTGGATACGTATATGTATTGGAAACTGTTTAGTTCGAATAATTGGAATCTATACACGTACAATGTTTAAAGCTATAAGGGAGTGA
- a CDS encoding prolyl oligopeptidase family serine peptidase: MSTKKRIGNKLILVSAICAIAIPSVSYAEEVISPKNFASSSNLYEGRNTDILKSSLYPGTYKNPFNHQFISTLKETNKNIKKIDNTEDENPVIATTLSFIRYMDTEDYKSAIDLTSRSLQKVISEEWLKSYWKGIPAQLQAGSFMGIGEVTQKETNSVHTNVEIKLAFEQFTVPLLIKLDPSGKIDDFQLSMSFSPVADRPSYSKPESFVDKEVVVGSGAFPLPGTLSVPKGKGPFPAVILVQGSGATDQDETAFALKPFRDLAEGLASKGIAVLRYNKRTYEHGLKTQSSPFYTVDKETTDDALLVTQFLKNEPLIDKNQIYILGHSQGGMMLPKMIEKDQNQNIAGAIVMGGPARTIQDVVLDQFEYLFSIGAMKADEYKFYKSQFELLNDPNFSSQNPPKDFYLGSAVFWDSIRKIKAAEMSKEQKTPLLIIQGERDYQVQSKIEIPLWKEQLKERDNVDYRLYPKLNHFFTEGDGELSKPDEYYSPANIPEYVINDIAAWVQEKSK; this comes from the coding sequence ATGAGCACGAAAAAAAGAATAGGGAATAAGTTAATACTTGTCAGTGCAATTTGTGCAATAGCTATTCCCTCGGTTTCATATGCGGAGGAGGTAATTTCACCTAAAAATTTCGCGAGTTCTTCAAATTTATATGAGGGACGGAATACGGATATATTGAAATCAAGCTTATATCCTGGTACATATAAAAATCCGTTCAATCACCAATTTATTTCGACATTAAAGGAAACGAACAAAAATATAAAAAAAATAGACAATACTGAAGATGAAAACCCTGTTATAGCTACTACCCTTTCATTTATCCGTTATATGGATACAGAAGATTATAAATCTGCAATTGATTTAACTTCTCGATCATTACAGAAAGTAATATCCGAAGAATGGCTGAAGAGCTATTGGAAGGGAATCCCTGCGCAATTACAAGCAGGTTCTTTTATGGGAATTGGAGAGGTAACACAAAAAGAAACAAATTCCGTTCATACAAATGTAGAGATTAAATTAGCTTTTGAACAATTTACTGTACCTTTACTAATTAAACTAGATCCATCTGGAAAAATAGATGATTTTCAACTTAGTATGTCGTTTAGTCCTGTTGCAGATCGTCCATCATATAGTAAGCCTGAATCATTTGTTGATAAAGAAGTAGTAGTTGGAAGTGGTGCGTTTCCATTACCAGGAACATTATCTGTTCCAAAGGGAAAGGGTCCTTTCCCAGCTGTTATTCTTGTGCAAGGATCTGGAGCAACCGATCAGGATGAAACGGCGTTTGCTTTAAAACCATTTCGCGATTTAGCTGAAGGTCTTGCCTCGAAAGGAATTGCTGTCCTTCGCTATAATAAACGAACTTATGAACATGGATTGAAAACACAATCCAGTCCCTTTTATACAGTTGATAAAGAGACAACAGATGATGCTCTTCTTGTGACTCAATTTCTTAAAAATGAACCTCTGATAGATAAGAATCAAATTTATATCCTTGGTCATAGTCAAGGTGGAATGATGCTTCCAAAAATGATTGAAAAAGACCAAAATCAAAATATTGCTGGGGCAATTGTAATGGGAGGACCAGCTCGTACGATCCAAGATGTTGTTTTAGATCAATTTGAGTATCTTTTTTCTATTGGAGCAATGAAAGCGGATGAATATAAATTTTACAAATCGCAATTTGAATTATTAAATGATCCCAATTTCTCTAGTCAGAATCCTCCAAAAGATTTTTATTTAGGATCAGCAGTATTTTGGGATTCTATCCGTAAAATTAAAGCAGCAGAAATGTCAAAAGAACAAAAGACACCGCTTCTTATTATTCAAGGAGAAAGAGACTATCAAGTTCAATCAAAAATCGAAATTCCTCTTTGGAAAGAACAATTAAAAGAACGAGATAATGTTGATTATCGACTATATCCAAAGTTAAATCACTTCTTTACAGAAGGAGATGGGGAATTAAGTAAACCAGATGAATATTATAGTCCTGCTAATATCCCTGAGTATGTTATAAATGATATTGCTGCTTGGGTGCAAGAAAAATCGAAATAA
- the xerS gene encoding tyrosine recombinase XerS: MDYSKQRQKSVHRKKLYENLNEMPFYIEEFVEYKELHDASPSTLLNYVYDFRVFFNWLLSEQIIEFKPIKDISFSDLENLKKKDVENFMRFLKLQQNMQNSSVNRKISALKSLFKYLTSLSENDDGECYFYRNVMAKIEIHKDKETLNARAKRMRSKIFHNDDDQEFLNYIKYEHEKSLTKHQLFYFLRDKDRDVAILSLFLGSGIRVSELADLRMEDINLKERLIDVIRKGNKEDSVWITPIALNDLEKYMEIRVNKYAPGKELQNVFLSKYKHTAQPLSVRAIQDIVEKYTKAYGKKMSPHKLRHTLANKLYMEEKDSLQVMQQLGHTSQDTALLYTQLGETTIKDSLGRIGKNKV; the protein is encoded by the coding sequence ATTACAGCAAGCAACGTCAAAAATCAGTACATCGTAAGAAATTATACGAGAATTTAAATGAAATGCCCTTTTACATAGAAGAATTTGTGGAGTACAAAGAATTGCATGATGCCTCTCCCTCCACTCTACTGAATTATGTATATGATTTTAGAGTCTTCTTTAATTGGCTATTATCTGAACAAATTATTGAATTTAAGCCCATTAAAGACATATCCTTCTCTGATTTGGAGAATTTAAAGAAAAAAGATGTTGAGAACTTTATGAGGTTTTTAAAACTACAACAAAATATGCAGAATTCCTCTGTTAACAGAAAAATTTCAGCCTTAAAGTCTTTATTTAAGTACCTTACCTCCCTATCAGAGAATGATGATGGAGAATGTTATTTTTATAGAAATGTAATGGCTAAAATTGAAATACATAAAGATAAGGAAACATTAAATGCCCGTGCAAAACGTATGAGATCTAAAATATTTCATAATGATGACGATCAAGAGTTTTTGAATTACATTAAGTACGAACATGAAAAATCTTTAACAAAACATCAGTTGTTCTATTTCCTAAGAGATAAAGATCGTGATGTAGCTATCCTTTCCCTTTTTCTTGGTAGTGGTATTCGTGTAAGTGAATTGGCCGATCTCCGTATGGAAGATATAAACTTAAAAGAAAGGTTAATTGATGTAATCCGAAAAGGAAACAAAGAAGATTCTGTATGGATTACACCAATTGCATTAAATGATCTTGAAAAGTATATGGAAATTAGAGTAAATAAATACGCTCCAGGGAAAGAATTACAAAATGTGTTTCTATCGAAGTATAAACATACTGCACAGCCTCTTTCGGTTAGGGCTATCCAAGATATAGTAGAAAAATATACTAAGGCCTATGGCAAAAAAATGTCTCCTCATAAATTAAGACACACATTGGCAAATAAATTATATATGGAAGAAAAAGACTCATTACAAGTCATGCAGCAACTTGGGCATACCAGTCAAGATACAGCTTTGTTATACACTCAACTTGGGGAAACAACTATTAAAGATAGTTTAGGCAGAATAGGGAAGAATAAAGTATAA
- a CDS encoding response regulator, whose translation MFKTLKIWFWFDWALLCIRFIIWLSLISMTIQQQDHLTVPLWIIILWEVVSFSVPWICLMFSYRYYLFTEIILFGGVSFYLTLLFPSAYLAFLMPTFMIAANSAHKSYRWSGPITIILFPLLIAIFFKVTDLWVIILQIGLAFAMGSFFRLLVINYRQSETIRNQKHVLEQYISQVERITLLEERDRLSKDLHDTMGYSYTSIIMGMETLRTELNSKEGEQQLDSLLQLARNSMEEVRLYLHQMDLSQESLPLAVTLQQLTEEFKKHAKVTVRTRVIGEEYMVSKQSKMTLYRGLQESLTNSVRHGHSTEILVSLHFEPQQIRLDVQDNGCGVDEWTDGFGLTAMKERVSQSQGRVVVYSKKGEGTLISCVLPKQVQLSNEQIRLCIVDDHSFIRESLHTILDVQEDLQVVGMAEDGERAVELCERLKPDVVLMDLEMPNLNGIHATKMIKEKWPHIRVLILSTFQDTEKAKEIIRNGADGYLLKSIDSRELAESIRLVYRGGTMINHDLFHRMWKENEEIGSFESKSDGKEHGLTKRELEILELLSQGSRYKTIASKLYLSNGTVRNYASNLYEKLGVKNRDEAVQKAKDIGLLL comes from the coding sequence TTGTTTAAGACTTTGAAAATATGGTTCTGGTTTGATTGGGCCTTACTTTGTATACGTTTTATTATTTGGCTATCATTGATATCAATGACTATCCAACAACAAGATCATTTGACAGTACCACTTTGGATCATAATTCTTTGGGAAGTAGTTTCATTTTCAGTACCTTGGATTTGTTTAATGTTCAGTTATCGCTATTATTTGTTTACTGAAATAATATTATTTGGCGGAGTGAGTTTCTATTTAACTTTATTATTTCCGTCAGCGTATCTTGCTTTTTTAATGCCAACTTTTATGATTGCGGCAAATAGCGCTCATAAATCTTACCGCTGGTCGGGTCCTATCACAATTATTTTGTTCCCGTTGCTCATTGCGATATTTTTCAAAGTAACAGATTTATGGGTAATCATCCTACAAATTGGTTTAGCCTTTGCTATGGGTTCTTTTTTTCGTTTACTGGTTATTAATTACCGTCAAAGTGAAACTATTCGGAACCAGAAACATGTATTGGAACAATACATATCCCAAGTCGAGCGAATAACATTACTTGAGGAACGTGATAGGCTCTCAAAAGACTTACACGATACGATGGGGTATTCCTATACCTCAATTATTATGGGGATGGAAACATTACGTACGGAATTAAATTCTAAAGAAGGGGAGCAACAGCTTGATTCATTATTACAATTAGCCCGTAACAGTATGGAAGAAGTAAGACTGTATTTGCATCAAATGGATTTATCACAAGAATCGCTTCCCTTAGCTGTCACATTACAACAATTGACAGAGGAATTTAAGAAACATGCAAAAGTAACTGTACGTACTCGAGTAATAGGGGAAGAGTATATGGTCTCCAAGCAATCAAAAATGACACTATATCGAGGCTTGCAGGAATCATTAACAAATTCTGTTCGCCATGGGCATTCTACAGAAATCCTTGTTTCACTTCACTTTGAACCACAACAGATACGATTGGATGTACAGGATAATGGCTGTGGGGTAGACGAGTGGACGGATGGTTTTGGATTAACTGCAATGAAAGAGCGTGTGAGTCAGTCACAAGGAAGAGTCGTTGTTTACTCCAAAAAAGGGGAAGGGACGTTAATTTCATGTGTATTACCGAAACAAGTACAACTGTCTAATGAACAAATTCGCTTGTGTATTGTAGATGATCATTCTTTTATTCGAGAAAGTCTTCATACAATTTTGGATGTACAGGAGGATTTACAAGTAGTGGGAATGGCTGAAGATGGAGAACGGGCTGTGGAATTGTGTGAAAGACTAAAACCAGATGTAGTATTAATGGATTTAGAGATGCCCAATCTGAATGGAATTCATGCGACTAAAATGATTAAGGAAAAATGGCCGCACATTCGTGTACTCATTCTGTCAACATTTCAGGATACAGAAAAGGCAAAGGAAATCATACGAAATGGTGCGGATGGATATTTATTGAAATCCATAGATTCGCGTGAACTAGCTGAATCAATTCGTCTAGTCTATCGAGGAGGCACGATGATTAATCATGACTTGTTCCATAGAATGTGGAAAGAAAATGAAGAAATAGGATCATTTGAATCAAAATCAGATGGAAAAGAGCATGGATTAACGAAACGAGAACTAGAGATTTTGGAACTATTATCACAAGGCAGCCGTTATAAAACAATAGCCTCGAAGCTTTACTTGTCAAACGGAACAGTAAGAAATTACGCCTCCAATCTCTATGAGAAGCTAGGAGTCAAAAATCGAGATGAAGCCGTGCAAAAAGCTAAAGATATAGGCTTACTTTTATAA
- a CDS encoding 5'-nucleotidase C-terminal domain-containing protein: protein MLKKIIPVALVLSTVTFSSVFAAPSAQASTEPNRYIDVQMLGINDFHGQLDTVKKINNKDAGGIEYLGAYLRDREKQNPNTLKVHAGDVVGASPPVSALLQDEPTIEFLNDLKFDVGTIGNHEFDEGIEEMHRLIYGGYHEKTGNFKGAKFPYVAANFYNKSTGRLFLPPFTIKKVQGVPVGFIGVVTTDVPNLVMPTMLKNVEITDEVEAINKSVKQLKKLGVKSIVVLAHNGGTTNENGITNGDIARLANETDPEVDVIFGGHSHTYVNGTVNNKLVVQANSYGMAFADVDVKIDRKTQDIVEKKAEIVTTYHEGMEPDKKIKKKMEKYQEKIAPLVNEVVGKSTAPLDRKLNTAGESTLGNLVADAQRARMQSQIALMNPGGIRNDLDAGDITWGEIYGIQPFGNQLIKVNLTGQDIRDILNQQWQKDITRMLQISGIQYTWDANKPNGEKVTSIRLTNGEEIIPSKTYSVVANAFLASGGDGFVSFKNGKDAETGPTDFEALVDYIKQAKEPIQLIIDGRIQKIN from the coding sequence ATGTTGAAAAAAATCATTCCAGTTGCTTTGGTATTAAGTACAGTTACTTTTTCAAGTGTATTTGCTGCGCCTTCAGCTCAAGCAAGTACAGAACCAAACCGCTACATAGATGTACAAATGCTCGGTATTAACGATTTTCATGGGCAACTAGACACTGTAAAGAAAATTAACAATAAAGATGCAGGGGGAATCGAGTACTTAGGGGCTTATTTACGTGATCGTGAAAAACAAAACCCAAATACATTAAAGGTACATGCTGGCGATGTTGTTGGAGCAAGTCCTCCAGTTTCAGCATTATTACAAGACGAACCCACGATTGAATTTCTAAATGATTTGAAATTTGATGTTGGAACCATAGGAAATCATGAATTTGATGAAGGCATTGAAGAAATGCACCGCCTTATTTATGGTGGATACCATGAAAAAACAGGGAATTTTAAAGGAGCAAAATTCCCATATGTTGCCGCAAATTTCTATAATAAATCCACCGGTCGTCTATTTTTACCACCATTTACTATAAAAAAGGTACAAGGAGTTCCTGTTGGCTTTATCGGAGTCGTAACAACAGATGTTCCTAACCTTGTTATGCCTACTATGCTAAAGAATGTAGAAATTACAGATGAAGTTGAAGCCATTAACAAGTCCGTAAAGCAATTAAAAAAGCTAGGCGTTAAATCTATCGTTGTTCTTGCGCATAACGGAGGTACAACAAATGAGAACGGTATAACAAATGGTGATATCGCCCGATTAGCAAATGAGACTGATCCAGAAGTCGATGTTATTTTTGGAGGGCATAGCCACACCTATGTAAATGGAACTGTTAATAATAAACTTGTCGTACAAGCAAATTCTTATGGTATGGCTTTTGCTGATGTTGATGTAAAGATTGATCGTAAGACACAAGATATTGTTGAGAAAAAAGCAGAAATTGTTACAACCTACCATGAAGGCATGGAGCCTGATAAAAAAATAAAAAAGAAGATGGAGAAATATCAAGAAAAAATCGCACCTCTTGTCAATGAAGTTGTTGGTAAGTCTACCGCTCCACTAGATCGTAAACTAAATACGGCTGGTGAATCTACCCTCGGCAATTTAGTTGCTGATGCCCAGCGTGCAAGAATGCAATCCCAAATTGCTCTTATGAACCCTGGTGGTATTCGTAATGACTTAGATGCTGGTGATATTACATGGGGAGAGATATATGGCATTCAACCATTCGGAAATCAATTAATAAAAGTTAATTTAACGGGTCAAGACATTCGTGATATTTTAAATCAACAATGGCAAAAAGACATTACAAGAATGCTTCAAATTTCAGGGATCCAATACACTTGGGATGCGAATAAGCCAAATGGAGAAAAAGTCACAAGTATTCGCTTAACAAATGGAGAAGAAATTATTCCTTCTAAAACTTACAGCGTCGTTGCGAACGCATTTCTAGCTTCAGGTGGAGATGGATTTGTGTCCTTTAAAAACGGGAAAGATGCTGAAACAGGACCAACTGATTTTGAAGCATTAGTAGATTATATAAAACAAGCAAAAGAACCAATTCAGCTTATTATTGATGGAAGAATTCAAAAAATAAATTAG
- a CDS encoding serine hydrolase, producing MKKVINKLGIVVILLTSTSMISACSQQSLEAGKSKSSAATIDIQKTRAPNNKKEVESFADSLFEEKMKKYNVNGSSFVVVHDGKVVVNKGYGYADKEKKIPVTKDTVFQIASVSKTFTALAVMQQVDKGNLKLDQDVQQYLGGLKIPNKTGKPLTLFNMLTYTSGVDLPDITTITGPEYVNHSIPMKEFFSKQMPTVVRPPGESYTYDNVAFALAGFAVENVTNTPFSQYMEKNVFKPLGMKSSSLSFTPNLLKRMATHYGPTGDPIPTSGNGLMDAPQGGIISTGEDMSKYMIMQLQNGKFKGKEIVSKKSMDMMHAYQVFDDKTIPVATIGFETPFNDLANGQHVVIKGGSMPGHQSMMILVPEQKTAFFMSYNNDSTMSIDMYEALMDHYFPAKKGEKTRYLPLEEKGAQKYLGLYQNTRLAAIRTHFTYENGTLVMEGGIAGKQVLKMIHPMLFEDSEGKKVAFKKNAAGEIVYFHYNSPKSLDFMADAQKINNKPSFADVPQKSNYRSHIDNLHTLNIMDAKTGNIFEPMGTMTQGEFADSLLRAHGWSAFPDESNEAKEKFIIGIPGYDRTAPITRQIAATMIQNLKQIQPDQAKKVKLLDAADDWAVQSIQALASQGIVDPDTLINADGSFIFRPKDLLLRQEASALLDLAFGYYALPIIQK from the coding sequence ATGAAAAAAGTAATTAACAAACTGGGGATAGTTGTAATTCTGCTCACTTCTACAAGTATGATTTCTGCTTGTTCCCAACAATCATTAGAAGCTGGAAAATCAAAATCATCCGCAGCCACAATCGATATCCAAAAGACGAGAGCACCCAATAATAAAAAAGAAGTAGAATCTTTTGCTGATTCGTTATTTGAGGAAAAAATGAAGAAGTACAATGTAAACGGTTCCAGTTTTGTCGTCGTTCATGATGGAAAGGTCGTCGTCAATAAAGGGTATGGATATGCTGATAAAGAGAAGAAAATTCCCGTCACTAAGGACACAGTCTTTCAAATTGCTTCAGTCTCAAAAACTTTTACTGCCTTAGCTGTGATGCAGCAAGTTGATAAAGGAAATCTTAAACTAGATCAGGATGTACAACAATATCTCGGTGGATTGAAAATACCTAATAAAACAGGAAAACCCCTTACCTTGTTTAATATGCTTACTTATACCAGCGGAGTAGATTTACCTGATATCACCACGATAACCGGACCCGAATACGTTAATCACAGTATACCGATGAAGGAATTTTTCTCTAAACAAATGCCAACGGTGGTACGGCCGCCAGGAGAATCTTATACGTATGACAACGTTGCATTTGCACTCGCAGGGTTTGCAGTGGAAAATGTTACAAATACACCTTTTTCGCAATATATGGAAAAAAACGTTTTCAAACCATTAGGTATGAAATCTTCAAGTTTGAGCTTTACGCCTAATCTTCTCAAGAGAATGGCTACACATTATGGGCCCACTGGCGATCCAATTCCAACAAGTGGAAACGGTCTAATGGATGCACCACAAGGAGGTATTATATCTACCGGAGAAGACATGTCAAAATACATGATTATGCAGCTACAGAACGGAAAGTTTAAGGGAAAAGAAATTGTAAGTAAAAAAAGCATGGATATGATGCATGCCTATCAAGTTTTTGATGATAAGACCATTCCAGTTGCAACAATTGGATTTGAAACGCCTTTCAATGACTTGGCTAATGGGCAACACGTTGTAATAAAAGGGGGAAGTATGCCGGGACATCAATCAATGATGATTTTAGTGCCTGAGCAGAAAACAGCATTCTTCATGTCTTACAATAATGATTCAACGATGAGTATAGACATGTATGAAGCTCTCATGGATCACTATTTCCCCGCTAAAAAGGGGGAAAAAACTAGATATCTCCCGTTAGAGGAAAAGGGAGCCCAGAAATATTTAGGTTTGTACCAAAACACACGTTTAGCTGCAATTCGCACCCACTTTACCTATGAAAATGGGACTTTGGTCATGGAAGGGGGAATAGCCGGAAAACAAGTTCTCAAAATGATTCATCCGATGTTATTTGAGGATTCGGAAGGAAAAAAGGTTGCTTTCAAAAAAAATGCAGCTGGAGAAATCGTATATTTTCACTACAACTCTCCTAAGAGCCTAGACTTTATGGCTGATGCCCAGAAAATTAACAACAAGCCATCCTTTGCGGATGTCCCGCAAAAGAGTAACTATAGAAGCCATATCGATAATCTTCATACTTTAAACATCATGGATGCTAAAACGGGCAATATATTCGAACCAATGGGCACTATGACACAAGGAGAATTTGCTGATTCCTTGTTGCGTGCACATGGGTGGAGTGCTTTTCCAGACGAATCCAATGAGGCCAAGGAGAAATTTATAATAGGTATTCCTGGATATGACCGTACAGCTCCGATTACCCGACAGATCGCAGCAACCATGATTCAAAATTTAAAGCAGATTCAACCTGACCAAGCTAAGAAAGTTAAATTACTTGATGCTGCGGATGACTGGGCAGTCCAATCTATTCAAGCACTTGCTTCTCAAGGAATCGTAGACCCTGATACTTTGATCAACGCTGATGGATCCTTTATTTTCCGTCCGAAGGATCTGTTACTGCGCCAAGAAGCAAGTGCCTTGCTCGATTTAGCTTTTGGTTATTATGCCCTACCTATTATACAGAAGTAG
- a CDS encoding linear amide C-N hydrolase, protein MCTSLTLQTKSGQHLFARTMDFTLDFNQEVIIIPRSYQWNNITGETIETKQAVVGMGINHQGRIILADGVNESGMTCATLYFPGFSTYSNSIDDNKTNLAPFDFVAWSLTQFNSVEELKKSVDSISFLDVPLPVVGVTPPLHWILADKWGDCIVLEPSTEGLKIYDNPLGVMTNSPEFNWHLQNLRQYIGLKSQPYAPTQWGDVPLSAFGQGSGSMGLPGDFTPPSRFVRAAYGKQNIQGIDNEEEGISAIFHILSNCEVPKGGVITEEGTLDNTIYTSAMCMESGTYYYHTYDCRQIIAIHLFHENLDTDEIKTYPFQRKQKIFYEN, encoded by the coding sequence ATGTGTACTAGTTTGACACTGCAGACAAAAAGCGGTCAGCATCTTTTTGCAAGAACGATGGATTTTACATTAGATTTCAATCAAGAAGTAATAATAATTCCTCGAAGTTATCAATGGAACAATATAACTGGTGAAACTATCGAGACGAAACAAGCTGTTGTCGGGATGGGGATTAACCATCAAGGAAGGATCATCCTGGCGGACGGAGTAAATGAATCAGGTATGACATGTGCAACACTCTATTTTCCAGGATTCTCTACTTATAGTAATAGTATAGATGACAATAAAACGAATTTGGCTCCATTTGATTTTGTAGCGTGGAGTCTCACACAATTCAATTCTGTCGAAGAGTTAAAGAAATCTGTAGATAGTATTTCCTTTTTGGATGTACCATTACCTGTTGTAGGAGTTACTCCACCGCTCCATTGGATTTTAGCGGATAAATGGGGAGATTGTATTGTACTAGAGCCGTCAACTGAAGGATTAAAAATATATGATAATCCTCTTGGGGTAATGACCAATAGTCCGGAGTTTAACTGGCATTTACAAAATTTAAGACAATATATTGGTCTTAAATCGCAGCCATATGCGCCAACACAATGGGGGGATGTACCATTAAGTGCTTTTGGACAAGGTTCAGGTTCGATGGGACTCCCTGGGGATTTCACCCCACCATCAAGGTTTGTACGGGCAGCGTATGGCAAACAAAATATACAAGGTATAGATAACGAAGAAGAGGGAATATCGGCCATTTTTCATATCTTATCAAATTGTGAGGTTCCAAAAGGTGGGGTTATAACGGAAGAAGGTACATTAGATAATACCATTTATACAAGCGCAATGTGTATGGAGTCCGGTACATATTATTACCATACCTACGATTGTAGACAAATTATAGCTATTCACTTATTTCATGAGAATTTAGATACTGATGAAATTAAAACTTATCCGTTTCAGCGAAAACAAAAGATATTTTATGAAAACTAA